The Xanthomonas sp. CFBP 8443 genome has a window encoding:
- a CDS encoding M1 family metallopeptidase, translating into MIHALRRAGFAAACASLLVLVQANAAAPVAASPAAASGYDPLALFAPLQLPQPASAYRSGGGVPGPLYWQNRADYDLHASIDPATRSLSGQETITYRNRSPDTLDVLWLQLDQNIYRADARARGVRPAREERAPSPATDGYRIARVDVEQGGKRVPANFLIDDTRMRVDLPQPLAGAGAALKLHIDYAYTVPGTWGGRTAITPTGDGDIYEIAQWYPRMAVYDDQRGWDTQPYLGAEFYLEYGDFDYAVTVPWNYLVAGSGELTNPAQVLTAAQRQRLAQAAASDRTVTIRSAAEIGDAASRPTASGTQTWRFHMAHTRDVAFAASPAFVWDAARIDLPEGKHALAMSVYPREGVGADKWDRSTEFVKASIEHFSQWYPYPWPVAVNLGGHGAGMEYPGIVFDDMHDGGKELFWITAHELGHGWFPMIVGSNERRDAFMDEGFNTFIDVYASDAINHGEFAPKRDSEYAPKGGNPVDEILPLLADAQAPTLLDRADATSETYRHSLTYFKGALGLVLLREQILGPARFDPAFRKYIATWAYKHPTPSDFFRLMESESGEDLSWWWRGWYLNNWQLDMGVRAASYVGHDPAKGLLVTLQSRQKLVMPATLRIDFADGSHLDQRVPVETWIQQTQPQIRVPSTQKVLHVTLDLDHRLPDADRGDNEIDAVS; encoded by the coding sequence ATGATCCATGCCCTGCGCCGCGCCGGTTTCGCCGCGGCTTGCGCCTCGCTTCTCGTCCTCGTCCAGGCCAACGCCGCCGCGCCGGTCGCCGCCTCGCCCGCTGCCGCCAGCGGCTACGACCCGCTCGCCCTGTTCGCGCCGCTGCAGTTGCCGCAGCCGGCCAGCGCCTATCGCAGCGGCGGCGGCGTGCCCGGGCCGCTGTACTGGCAGAACCGCGCCGACTACGACCTGCACGCCAGCATCGATCCGGCCACGCGCTCGCTCAGCGGCCAGGAAACCATCACCTACCGCAACCGCAGCCCGGACACGCTGGACGTGCTGTGGCTGCAGCTGGACCAGAACATCTACCGCGCCGACGCGCGCGCCCGCGGCGTGCGCCCGGCGCGCGAGGAGCGTGCGCCGTCGCCGGCTACCGACGGCTACCGCATCGCCAGGGTGGACGTGGAGCAGGGCGGCAAGCGCGTGCCGGCCAACTTCTTGATCGACGACACGCGCATGCGCGTGGACCTGCCGCAACCGCTGGCCGGCGCCGGCGCGGCGCTGAAGCTGCATATCGACTACGCCTACACGGTGCCCGGCACCTGGGGCGGACGCACCGCGATCACCCCGACCGGCGATGGCGACATCTACGAGATCGCGCAGTGGTATCCGCGCATGGCGGTGTACGACGACCAGCGCGGCTGGGACACGCAGCCCTACCTGGGCGCGGAGTTCTACCTGGAATACGGCGACTTCGACTACGCGGTGACGGTGCCATGGAACTACCTGGTCGCCGGTTCCGGCGAACTGACCAACCCGGCGCAGGTGCTCACCGCCGCACAGCGCCAGCGCCTGGCGCAGGCCGCGGCCAGCGACCGCACCGTGACGATCCGCAGCGCCGCCGAGATCGGCGATGCGGCCAGCCGGCCCACCGCCAGCGGCACCCAGACCTGGCGCTTCCACATGGCGCATACCCGCGACGTGGCCTTCGCCGCCTCGCCGGCGTTCGTCTGGGACGCCGCGCGCATCGACCTGCCCGAAGGCAAGCACGCGCTGGCGATGTCGGTGTATCCGCGCGAAGGCGTCGGCGCCGACAAATGGGACCGTTCCACCGAGTTCGTCAAGGCCTCGATCGAGCACTTCTCGCAGTGGTATCCGTATCCGTGGCCGGTGGCGGTGAACCTCGGCGGTCACGGCGCCGGCATGGAGTATCCGGGCATCGTCTTCGACGACATGCACGACGGCGGCAAGGAACTGTTCTGGATCACCGCGCACGAACTGGGCCACGGCTGGTTCCCGATGATCGTCGGTTCCAACGAGCGCCGCGACGCGTTCATGGACGAAGGCTTCAACACCTTCATCGACGTCTACGCCTCCGATGCGATCAACCATGGCGAATTCGCGCCCAAGCGCGACAGCGAGTACGCGCCCAAGGGCGGCAACCCGGTCGACGAGATCCTGCCGCTGCTGGCCGACGCGCAGGCGCCAACCCTGCTCGACCGCGCTGACGCCACCAGCGAGACCTACCGGCACTCGCTGACCTACTTCAAGGGCGCGCTGGGCCTGGTGCTGCTGCGCGAACAGATCCTCGGCCCGGCGCGCTTCGACCCGGCGTTCCGCAAGTACATCGCCACCTGGGCGTACAAGCATCCGACCCCGTCGGATTTCTTCCGGCTGATGGAAAGCGAATCCGGCGAAGACCTGTCGTGGTGGTGGCGCGGCTGGTATCTCAACAACTGGCAACTGGACATGGGCGTGCGCGCGGCCAGCTATGTCGGGCACGACCCGGCCAAGGGCCTGCTGGTGACCTTGCAGAGCAGGCAGAAACTGGTGATGCCGGCGACGCTGCGCATCGACTTCGCCGATGGCAGCCACCTCGACCAGCGCGTACCGGTGGAAACCTGGATCCAGCAGACCCAGCCGCAGATCCGCGTGCCGAGCACGCAGAAGGTGCTGCACGTGACCTTGGATCTGGATCATCGCCTGCCCGATGCCGACCGCGGCGACAACGAGATCGACGCGGTGAGTTGA
- a CDS encoding polysaccharide lyase family 1 protein, translating to MNTQSLTGMLALASLLCVSPAIAGPIGYGAATTGGGNAIPINVATMEAMQAAINNYSGSGGLVLNYTGQFDFASIGNVCTQWQLPAKTVQIKNKSNITIRGANGSSANFGLWVVGNAHNIIIRNMTIGLLRGGEDADSISLEGNSTGEPSNIWVDHNTLFASLTKCAGAGDASFDGGIDMKKGVHHVTVSYNYVHDYQKVALNGYSDNDTKNAAARTTYHHNRFENVESRLPLQRRGLSHIYNNYFNNVLTSGINVRMGGVALIEANYFENAKNPVTSRDSTAIGYWDLVNNHVGSGITWTVPESTSKPYANATTWISSKVFPEPLGYLYTAIPAAQVKAKVIATAGAGTNLAE from the coding sequence ATGAACACCCAGTCCCTCACAGGCATGCTCGCGCTTGCCTCGCTGTTGTGCGTATCGCCCGCTATCGCCGGCCCGATCGGCTACGGCGCCGCCACCACCGGCGGCGGCAACGCGATCCCGATCAACGTCGCCACGATGGAGGCGATGCAGGCCGCGATCAACAACTATTCCGGCAGCGGCGGCCTGGTGCTGAACTACACCGGCCAGTTCGACTTCGCCAGCATCGGCAATGTCTGCACGCAGTGGCAGCTGCCAGCCAAGACCGTGCAGATCAAGAACAAGAGCAACATCACCATCCGCGGCGCCAACGGCTCGTCGGCGAACTTCGGCCTGTGGGTGGTGGGCAATGCGCACAACATCATCATCCGCAACATGACCATCGGCCTGCTGCGCGGCGGCGAGGACGCCGACTCGATCTCGCTGGAAGGCAATTCCACTGGCGAGCCGTCCAACATCTGGGTCGACCACAACACCTTGTTCGCCTCGTTGACCAAGTGCGCCGGCGCCGGCGACGCCTCCTTCGACGGCGGCATCGACATGAAGAAGGGCGTCCACCACGTCACCGTGTCGTACAACTACGTGCACGACTACCAGAAGGTCGCGCTCAACGGCTACAGCGACAACGACACCAAGAACGCCGCCGCGCGCACCACCTATCACCACAACCGCTTCGAGAACGTGGAATCGCGGCTGCCGCTGCAACGCCGCGGCCTGAGCCACATCTACAACAACTACTTCAACAACGTGCTCACCTCCGGCATCAACGTGCGCATGGGCGGGGTGGCATTGATCGAGGCCAACTACTTCGAGAACGCCAAGAACCCGGTCACCTCGCGCGACAGCACCGCGATCGGCTACTGGGACCTGGTCAACAACCATGTCGGCAGCGGCATCACCTGGACCGTGCCCGAGAGCACCAGCAAGCCCTACGCCAACGCCACCACCTGGATCTCGTCGAAGGTGTTCCCCGAGCCGTTGGGCTACCTGTACACCGCGATTCCGGCCGCGCAGGTCAAGGCCAAGGTGATCGCCACGGCCGGCGCCGGCACCAATCTGGCCGAGTAA
- a CDS encoding HPr family phosphocarrier protein has protein sequence MLERELIVSNRLGLHARATAKLVQTLSSFRCNATLAAKGREVNAKSIMGVMLLAAAQGTPVTVRVDGADEADALEAVVGLFERRFDEDS, from the coding sequence ATGCTTGAACGCGAACTCATCGTATCCAACCGCCTGGGCCTGCATGCGCGCGCGACCGCCAAGCTGGTGCAGACGCTGTCCTCGTTCCGCTGCAACGCCACGCTGGCGGCCAAGGGTCGCGAGGTCAACGCCAAGAGCATCATGGGCGTGATGCTGCTGGCCGCCGCGCAGGGCACGCCGGTGACGGTGCGGGTGGACGGCGCCGACGAAGCCGACGCGCTGGAGGCCGTGGTCGGCCTGTTCGAGCGGCGCTTCGACGAGGACAGCTGA
- a CDS encoding prolyl oligopeptidase family serine peptidase encodes MSMRSLLILLCLSMVGCSSLPSDPASGHFVSRQLTVDGRLYRYQVFVPAPPHRQGPVPVVLFLHGSGERGSDGKQQADAGVGPYLRRHLGDFPALVVMPQVPEDQEWNGVNATMALQALDAASAEFGADPQRTYLTGMSMGGYGTWEIALQQPQRFAALVPICGAILSPHEDREYLVVTPVAELPDPYTALAERLQRIPVWIFHGAQDDVVLPHDDRKIYRAFKNLEADVRYTEYPDGNHNAWDATYRDPKMWQWLFAQKRGADTADAAPETAIGGS; translated from the coding sequence ATGTCCATGCGTTCGTTGCTGATCCTGCTGTGCCTGTCGATGGTCGGTTGCAGCAGCCTGCCCAGCGACCCGGCCAGCGGCCACTTCGTATCCCGCCAGCTGACCGTGGACGGGCGCCTGTACCGCTACCAGGTGTTCGTGCCGGCGCCGCCGCATCGCCAGGGCCCGGTGCCGGTGGTGCTGTTCCTGCACGGGTCCGGCGAGCGCGGCAGCGACGGCAAGCAGCAGGCCGATGCGGGCGTGGGCCCGTACCTGCGCCGCCACCTGGGCGACTTCCCCGCGCTGGTGGTGATGCCGCAGGTTCCGGAGGACCAGGAATGGAACGGGGTCAACGCGACCATGGCGCTGCAGGCGCTGGACGCGGCCAGCGCCGAATTCGGCGCCGATCCGCAACGCACCTACCTGACCGGCATGTCGATGGGCGGTTACGGCACCTGGGAAATCGCGCTGCAGCAGCCGCAGCGCTTCGCCGCGCTGGTACCGATCTGCGGCGCGATCCTGTCCCCGCACGAGGACCGAGAGTATCTGGTGGTCACCCCGGTGGCCGAACTGCCCGACCCCTACACCGCGCTGGCCGAACGCCTGCAGCGGATTCCGGTGTGGATCTTCCACGGTGCGCAGGACGACGTGGTGCTGCCGCACGACGACCGCAAGATCTATCGCGCGTTCAAGAACCTGGAGGCCGACGTGCGCTACACCGAATATCCGGACGGCAACCACAACGCCTGGGACGCCACCTACCGCGACCCGAAGATGTGGCAATGGCTGTTCGCGCAGAAGCGCGGCGCCGACACCGCCGACGCGGCGCCGGAAACCGCGATCGGCGGCAGCTGA
- a CDS encoding arsenic transporter has product MLSGHAANLATWSICALATAGVIARPFKLPEALWAVGGALLLMALGLMPGAEAWHAVLKGYDVYLFLIGMMLLSETARAEGLFDWVATHAVNLAKGSPRRLFALVFGVGIVVTAFLSNDATAVVLTPAVYAAARKAGAKPLPLLFACALIANAASFVLPISNPANLVLYGGTMPTLGAWMAAFALPSLLAIGVTFGMLYWAERKDLRGRCAERVDTAPLSRGGAFALAGILATAALLVGVSALGLELGLPTCLAGLATLAAVCLGGRQSPLPLAKAVSWAVLPLVAGLFVLVEALQRTGVIGALAQALAGASAQSPLATAGAAGTLLAFASNLMNNLPAGLIASTTIAQAHPPQLVVDALLIGVDLGPNLSITGSLATILWLTAIRREGEDVGFWRFLKVGALVMPPALLCALGARLLLG; this is encoded by the coding sequence ATGCTGAGCGGGCATGCGGCGAACCTCGCCACCTGGAGCATCTGCGCGCTGGCCACGGCCGGGGTGATCGCGCGGCCGTTCAAGCTGCCCGAGGCGCTGTGGGCGGTGGGCGGGGCGTTGCTGCTGATGGCGCTCGGCCTGATGCCCGGCGCCGAAGCCTGGCATGCGGTCCTGAAGGGCTACGACGTCTACCTGTTCCTGATCGGGATGATGCTGCTGTCGGAAACCGCGCGTGCCGAAGGCCTGTTCGATTGGGTGGCGACGCATGCAGTGAACCTGGCCAAGGGCTCGCCGCGGCGCCTGTTCGCGCTGGTGTTCGGGGTCGGCATCGTGGTCACCGCGTTCCTGTCCAACGACGCCACCGCGGTGGTGCTGACCCCGGCGGTGTACGCCGCCGCGCGCAAGGCCGGGGCCAAGCCGCTGCCGCTGCTGTTCGCCTGCGCGCTGATCGCCAACGCCGCCAGCTTCGTGCTGCCGATCTCCAACCCCGCCAACCTGGTGCTGTACGGCGGCACCATGCCGACGCTGGGCGCGTGGATGGCCGCCTTCGCGCTGCCGTCGCTGCTGGCGATCGGGGTCACCTTCGGCATGCTGTACTGGGCCGAGCGCAAGGACCTGCGCGGGCGCTGCGCCGAACGCGTGGACACCGCGCCGCTCAGCCGTGGCGGCGCCTTCGCGCTGGCCGGCATCCTCGCCACCGCGGCGTTGCTGGTCGGCGTCTCCGCACTGGGCCTGGAGCTGGGCCTGCCCACTTGCCTGGCCGGCCTGGCCACGCTGGCCGCGGTGTGCCTGGGCGGCCGGCAATCGCCGCTGCCGCTGGCCAAGGCGGTGTCGTGGGCGGTGCTGCCGCTGGTGGCCGGGCTGTTCGTGCTGGTCGAGGCGCTGCAACGTACAGGGGTCATCGGCGCGCTCGCGCAGGCCTTGGCCGGCGCGAGCGCGCAGTCGCCGCTGGCCACCGCCGGCGCGGCCGGCACGCTCTTGGCGTTCGCCTCCAACCTGATGAACAACCTGCCGGCCGGGCTGATCGCCAGCACCACCATCGCCCAGGCACATCCGCCGCAACTGGTGGTCGATGCGCTGCTGATCGGCGTGGACCTGGGCCCGAACCTGTCGATCACCGGCTCGCTGGCCACCATCCTGTGGCTGACCGCGATCCGCCGCGAGGGCGAGGACGTGGGCTTCTGGCGCTTCCTGAAGGTCGGCGCGCTGGTGATGCCGCCTGCCCTGCTGTGCGCGCTGGGCGCACGCCTGCTGCTGGGCTGA
- a CDS encoding amino acid permease, with protein MPHPSMPPGPAATSATPALSHALKPRQLIMMGLGSAIGAGLFLGSGVGVHAAGPAVLISYLVAGALVIIVMNALGEMAAAKPASGAFSVYAADAMGATAGATVGWLWWLQLVIVIAAEAVGAAGLLATVWPALPVPLVAMVFMAAFTAINLLGVRNFGEFEFWFAILKVVAIIAFILIGVALLAGWLPNVASPGWSNVTGNGGFAPKGAAGIGAALLVVVFAFGGTEIVAVAAAETADPERSIARAIRTVAWRILVFYIGSLSVIIAVVPWQSEALSSPFAAVLQAARIPGAATGITLIAVIALLSALNANLYGASRMIFSLAQRGEAPRALAFTSRHQVPLLAVLASVLFGFVAAVLELLYPNRVLPVLLNIVGATCLLVWTISLLSQLILRARADRAGTRLPFRMRGYPVLTVLALAILALIFGLLVASAETRAQFLSMAALTAAIALVSGVARRLRG; from the coding sequence ATGCCGCATCCGTCCATGCCTCCCGGTCCCGCTGCCACGTCCGCCACGCCCGCGCTGAGCCATGCGCTGAAACCGCGGCAACTGATCATGATGGGCCTGGGCAGCGCGATCGGCGCCGGGCTGTTCCTGGGCTCGGGCGTGGGCGTGCACGCGGCCGGGCCGGCGGTGCTGATTTCCTACCTGGTCGCCGGCGCGCTGGTGATCATCGTGATGAACGCGCTGGGCGAGATGGCCGCGGCCAAGCCGGCCAGCGGCGCGTTCTCGGTGTATGCCGCCGATGCGATGGGCGCCACCGCGGGGGCGACGGTGGGCTGGCTGTGGTGGCTGCAACTGGTGATCGTGATCGCCGCCGAGGCGGTGGGTGCGGCCGGCCTGCTGGCCACGGTCTGGCCGGCATTGCCGGTGCCGCTGGTCGCGATGGTGTTCATGGCCGCGTTCACCGCGATCAACCTGCTGGGCGTGCGCAATTTCGGCGAATTCGAATTCTGGTTCGCGATCCTCAAGGTGGTGGCGATCATCGCCTTCATCCTGATCGGCGTGGCGCTGCTGGCCGGCTGGTTGCCGAACGTGGCCTCGCCGGGCTGGTCCAACGTCACCGGCAACGGCGGCTTCGCGCCCAAGGGCGCCGCCGGCATCGGCGCGGCGCTGCTGGTGGTGGTATTCGCCTTCGGCGGCACCGAGATCGTGGCGGTGGCGGCGGCCGAGACCGCCGACCCGGAGCGCAGCATCGCGCGCGCGATCCGCACCGTGGCCTGGCGCATCCTGGTGTTCTACATCGGCTCGCTGAGCGTGATCATCGCGGTGGTGCCGTGGCAGAGCGAGGCGCTGAGTTCGCCGTTCGCCGCGGTGCTGCAGGCGGCCAGGATCCCCGGCGCGGCCACCGGCATCACCCTGATCGCGGTGATCGCGCTGCTGTCGGCGCTCAACGCCAATCTGTACGGCGCCTCGCGGATGATCTTCTCGCTGGCGCAGCGTGGCGAGGCGCCGCGCGCGCTGGCGTTCACCAGCCGCCACCAGGTACCGCTGCTGGCGGTGCTGGCGAGCGTGCTGTTCGGCTTCGTCGCCGCGGTGCTGGAGCTGCTGTATCCGAACCGGGTGCTGCCGGTGCTGTTGAACATCGTCGGCGCGACCTGCCTGCTGGTGTGGACGATCTCGCTGCTGTCGCAGCTGATCCTGCGCGCGCGCGCCGACCGCGCCGGCACCCGCCTGCCGTTCCGCATGCGCGGCTACCCGGTGCTGACCGTGCTGGCGCTGGCGATCCTGGCGCTGATCTTCGGCCTGCTGGTGGCCTCGGCCGAGACCCGCGCGCAGTTCCTGTCGATGGCCGCGCTGACCGCCGCGATCGCGCTGGTCAGCGGCGTGGCGCGGCGGCTGCGCGGGTAG
- a CDS encoding PTS fructose IIA subunit family protein yields the protein MACGILLITHPGVGASLLSVATGLLRQLPLKTEAFEVPLDADLDALLPHASAALRRVDNGDGVLVVTDLYGASPSNLATKLARLGTPVRRVSALSLPMLLRIMNYPEQGLDQLPATAAAGSRNGVVIDDA from the coding sequence ATGGCCTGTGGCATTCTCCTGATCACTCATCCCGGTGTCGGCGCGTCGTTGTTGAGCGTGGCGACCGGATTGTTGCGGCAATTGCCGCTGAAGACCGAAGCGTTCGAAGTGCCGCTGGATGCCGATCTGGACGCATTGCTGCCGCATGCGTCGGCGGCGTTGCGGCGGGTCGACAACGGCGACGGCGTGCTGGTCGTCACCGACCTGTACGGCGCCAGCCCGAGCAACCTGGCGACGAAACTCGCACGCCTGGGCACGCCGGTGCGGCGCGTCTCGGCGCTGAGCCTGCCGATGCTGCTGCGGATCATGAACTACCCCGAGCAGGGGTTGGACCAGTTGCCCGCGACCGCGGCGGCCGGCTCGCGCAACGGAGTGGTGATCGACGATGCTTGA
- the ptsP gene encoding phosphoenolpyruvate--protein phosphotransferase, producing MSLRIAGHGASRGNALGRARVRLPHALDVAEQRIGAAQVSEELERLHLAVNAAREEMHGLRQRLHGALAKEVGEFLDLHALLLDDPELLHGLDELIRTGRYSADYALRLQRDRLATVFDDMEDAYLKSRMDDLDHVIGRIHAFLQKRQPDSAGLAGEILVCENVAPSELAQLQAQGVVGIVTSAGSALSHSAILARSLHLPLVVGVADALQKINDGDVLIVDGVQGAVIVEPTPEDLHDYRNRVRDQAKLQRGLGKLRSKPSRTRDGVDIVLLANAESRDDVARAHALGADGLGLYRTEFLFLQRDALPDEEEQFRTYRDAVLGMSGRPVTIRTLDLGADKADRTGLTMSNEQNPALGLRGVRLSLAKPKVSDTQLRALLRASGYGPVRVLLPMISAREEIMAMRRHLKRIAAQLRREGHAIAEQVQVGAMIEVPAAAIALDTFIDAIDFLSIGTNDLVQYLLAADRNNEALGELYSPLHPAVLRLIAQVIATGQAHAKPVAVCGEIAGDPALTPILLALGLREFSLHPATMLEVRRVIRDTDLQALRLRGAKLLQARDRKGIERWLA from the coding sequence GTGAGCCTGCGCATCGCCGGCCATGGCGCCTCGCGCGGCAACGCGCTGGGCCGTGCGCGCGTGCGCCTGCCGCACGCGCTGGACGTGGCCGAACAGCGCATCGGCGCGGCGCAGGTGTCCGAGGAACTGGAACGCCTGCACCTGGCGGTGAACGCCGCGCGCGAGGAAATGCACGGCCTGCGCCAGCGCCTGCACGGCGCGCTGGCCAAGGAGGTCGGCGAGTTCCTCGACCTGCACGCGCTGCTGCTCGACGACCCGGAACTGCTGCACGGCCTGGACGAACTGATCCGCACCGGCCGCTACAGCGCCGATTACGCGCTGCGCCTGCAGCGCGACCGCCTGGCGACCGTGTTCGACGACATGGAAGACGCCTACCTGAAAAGCCGCATGGACGATCTGGACCATGTGATCGGGCGCATCCACGCGTTCCTGCAGAAACGCCAGCCCGACAGCGCCGGCCTGGCCGGCGAGATCCTGGTGTGCGAGAACGTGGCGCCGTCGGAGTTGGCGCAGCTGCAGGCGCAGGGCGTGGTCGGCATCGTCACCAGCGCCGGCAGCGCGCTGTCGCACAGCGCGATCCTGGCGCGCAGCCTGCACCTGCCGCTGGTGGTCGGCGTCGCCGATGCGCTGCAGAAGATCAACGACGGCGACGTGCTGATCGTCGACGGCGTGCAGGGCGCGGTGATCGTCGAGCCCACCCCCGAGGACCTGCACGACTACCGCAACCGCGTGCGCGACCAGGCCAAGCTGCAGCGCGGGCTCGGCAAGCTGCGCTCCAAGCCCAGCCGCACCCGCGACGGCGTGGACATCGTGCTGCTGGCCAACGCCGAGTCGCGCGACGACGTGGCCCGCGCGCATGCGCTCGGCGCCGACGGCCTGGGCCTGTACCGCACCGAATTCCTGTTCCTGCAGCGCGACGCGTTGCCCGACGAGGAAGAACAGTTCCGCACCTACCGCGACGCCGTGCTGGGCATGAGCGGGCGGCCGGTGACGATCCGCACCCTGGACCTGGGCGCGGACAAGGCCGACCGCACCGGCCTGACCATGAGCAACGAACAGAACCCGGCGCTGGGCCTGCGCGGCGTGCGCCTGTCGCTGGCCAAGCCCAAGGTCTCGGACACGCAGCTGCGCGCGCTGCTGCGCGCCTCCGGCTACGGCCCGGTGCGGGTGCTGCTGCCGATGATCAGCGCGCGCGAGGAGATCATGGCGATGCGCCGGCATCTCAAGCGCATCGCCGCGCAGCTGCGCCGCGAGGGCCATGCCATCGCCGAGCAGGTGCAGGTCGGCGCGATGATCGAGGTGCCGGCCGCGGCGATCGCGCTGGACACCTTCATCGACGCCATCGACTTCCTGTCCATCGGCACCAACGACCTGGTGCAGTACCTGCTCGCCGCCGACCGCAACAACGAGGCGCTGGGCGAGCTGTACTCGCCGCTGCACCCGGCGGTGCTGCGCTTGATCGCGCAGGTGATCGCCACCGGCCAGGCCCACGCCAAGCCGGTGGCGGTGTGCGGCGAGATCGCCGGCGACCCGGCACTGACGCCGATCCTGCTGGCGCTGGGCCTGCGCGAGTTCAGCCTGCACCCGGCGACGATGCTGGAAGTGCGCCGGGTGATCCGCGACACCGACCTGCAGGCGCTGCGCCTGCGCGGCGCCAAGCTGCTGCAGGCGCGGGATCGGAAGGGAATCGAGCGCTGGTTGGCTTGA
- the mgtE gene encoding magnesium transporter yields MADAVRHDKTARQLRLLSDALDSGRLGPVRRLVNTLAPAEIGNLLESLPLGKRVVVWGLVDPEDDGEVLLHVGEEVRESLLADMDPDEIIAAVEDLDIDDLANLVEDLPDTVIDEVLKSMDRENRERLEQVLSYPEDSAGRLMNPDVVTVRADVNVDVVLRYLRLRGELPDHTDHLFVVSRRHQYLGRVSLAALVTHEDSTPINRLIDDEQPAIDVGEGADEVARQFSDHDWISAPVVDDNNILLGRITIDDVVDIIRDQAEHQAMSAAGLDEDEDMFSPVRRAFRRRLLWLTINLGTAFIASSVVSQFEGTISKLVALAALMPIVAGMGGNAGTQVLALMVRGLALGQIGASNVTVLLRKELAVALINGVALGIGLGLIVWAWFGQPLLSLVIGSALTINLLTAALGGVLVPLTLKRLGFDPALAGGVILTTLTDVMGFLSFLGLATLVLL; encoded by the coding sequence ATGGCCGATGCCGTCCGCCACGACAAGACCGCGCGGCAGCTGCGTTTGCTGTCCGATGCGCTGGACAGCGGGCGCCTGGGCCCGGTGCGGCGGCTGGTCAATACGCTGGCGCCGGCCGAGATCGGCAACCTGCTGGAGTCGCTGCCGCTCGGCAAGCGCGTGGTGGTGTGGGGCCTGGTCGATCCGGAAGACGACGGCGAGGTGCTGCTGCACGTCGGCGAGGAAGTGCGCGAGAGCCTGCTCGCGGACATGGACCCGGACGAGATCATCGCCGCGGTCGAAGACCTCGACATCGACGACCTGGCCAACCTGGTCGAGGACCTGCCCGACACGGTCATCGACGAAGTGCTCAAGTCGATGGACCGCGAGAACCGCGAGCGCCTGGAACAGGTGCTGTCCTATCCCGAGGACAGTGCCGGGCGCCTGATGAACCCGGACGTGGTCACCGTGCGCGCCGACGTCAACGTCGACGTGGTGCTGCGCTACCTGCGCCTGCGCGGCGAACTGCCGGACCACACCGACCACCTGTTCGTGGTCAGCCGCCGCCACCAGTACCTGGGCCGGGTGTCGCTGGCCGCGCTGGTCACGCACGAGGATTCCACCCCGATCAACCGGCTGATCGACGACGAGCAACCAGCCATCGACGTGGGCGAAGGCGCCGACGAGGTCGCGCGGCAGTTCTCCGACCACGACTGGATCTCCGCCCCGGTGGTGGACGACAACAACATCCTGCTCGGCCGCATCACCATCGACGACGTGGTCGACATCATCCGCGACCAGGCCGAGCACCAGGCGATGAGCGCCGCCGGCCTGGACGAGGACGAGGACATGTTCAGCCCGGTGCGGCGCGCGTTCCGGCGCCGCCTGCTGTGGTTGACCATCAACCTCGGCACCGCGTTCATCGCCTCCAGCGTGGTCAGCCAGTTCGAGGGCACCATTTCCAAGCTGGTGGCGCTGGCCGCGCTGATGCCGATCGTCGCCGGCATGGGCGGCAACGCCGGCACCCAGGTGCTGGCGCTGATGGTGCGCGGCCTGGCGCTGGGCCAGATCGGCGCCTCCAACGTCACCGTGCTGCTGCGCAAGGAGCTGGCGGTGGCGCTGATCAACGGCGTGGCGCTGGGCATCGGCCTGGGCCTGATCGTGTGGGCCTGGTTCGGCCAGCCGCTGCTGTCGCTGGTGATCGGCTCGGCGCTGACCATCAACCTGCTCACCGCCGCGCTCGGCGGCGTGCTGGTGCCGCTGACGCTCAAGCGCCTGGGCTTCGATCCGGCGCTGGCCGGCGGGGTGATCCTGACCACGCTGACCGACGTGATGGGCTTCCTCAGCTTCCTCGGCCTGGCGACGCTGGTGCTGCTGTAG